A genome region from Pygocentrus nattereri isolate fPygNat1 chromosome 10, fPygNat1.pri, whole genome shotgun sequence includes the following:
- the chrm5a gene encoding muscarinic acetylcholine receptor M5a: protein MGAMDRGLTDNSSISANASDIHLVTHSLWEVITIATVSAIVSLITIIGNVLVMLSFKVNSQLKTVNNYYLLSLAFADLIIGIFSMNLYTSYILMGYWSLGNLACDLWLALDYVASNASVMNLLVISFDRYFSITRPLTYRAKRTPKRAGIMIGLAWFVSFVLWAPPILCWQYFVGKRTVPERQCQIQFFSEPVITFGTAIAAFYVPVSVMTILYCRIYKETEKRTKDLAELQGVNHSTDSDSKAQPQRAIIRSCFSSISRDQKQKQSSWASSSRSKAAKSATASNDEWSKADQLATFNSYASSEDEERPVSPGLLPAYRNHACGENKAALSNDGEQLSSHEDENFFPSPIKANSQKNKKCVSYKFKPAAKDSNSLQTRNEDTKAASFSSAESMSVPSTASSSKPIDATLKSQITKRKRMVLIKERKAAQTLSAILLAFILTWTPYNIMVLISTFCSDCIPLSLWHLGYWLCYVNSTVNPMCYALCNKTFQKTFRMLLLCQWKKKREDEKLYWYGQNPAVGTKLT from the coding sequence ATGGGAGCCATGGACAGAGGTCTAACGGACAACTCCTCCATCAGTGCCAATGCTTCAGACATCCACCTTGTCACACATAGCCTGTGGGAGGTCATCACTATAGCAACCGTGTCGGCCATAGTGAGCCTGATCACAATAATTGGGAACGTTCTTGTAATGCTGTCCTTCAAAGTCAACAGTCAGCTGAAAACTGTTAATAACTACTACTTGCTGAGCCTGGCCTTTGCTGACCTTATCATTGGTATATTTTCCATGAATTTATACACCTCCTACATACTGATGGGCTACTGGTCACTAGGTAACCTAGCATGTGATCTGTGGTTGGCTCTGGATTATGTGGCCAGCAATGCCTCAGTAATGAATTTATTGGTTATTAGCTTTGACCGCTACTTCTCCATTACAAGGCCTCTGACCTACAGAGCCAAGCGAACACCAAAGCGTGCTGGAATCATGATTGGCCTGGCCTGGTTTGTGTCCTTCGTCCTGTGGGCGCCTCCAATTCTGTGCTGGCAGTACTTTGTAGGCAAGAGAACGGTGCCTGAGAGACAGTGTCAAATCCAGTTCTTCTCAGAACCGGTAATAACCTTTGGCACTGCCATCGCTGCATTTTATGTCCCCGTTTCAGTTATGACCATCTTGTATTGTCGGATatacaaagagacagagaagcgCACTAAAGACCTGGCCGAGCTCCAGGGTGTCAACCACTCTACAGACTCTGACAGTAAAGCCCAGCCTCAGAGGGCCATCATCAGGTCCTGCTTCAGCAGCATCTCCAGAGACCAGAAGCAGAAACAGTCATCTTGGGCTTCATCCAGCCGCAGCAAAGCTGCCAAATCTGCCACCGCGTCCAATGACGAGTGGTCCAAAGCTGACCAGCTGGCCACCTTCAACAGCTACGCCTCTTCTGAAGATGAGGAGCGGCCCGTGTCTCCTGGACTCCTGCCGGCTTACAGAAACCATGCTTGTGGAGAGAACAAAGCAGCGCTGTCCAATGATGGTGAACAGCTGAGCAGTCATGAAGACGAGAACTTCTTCCCATCACCAATCAAGGCTAACTCCCAAAAAAATAAGAAGTGCGTCTCATACAAATTCAAGCCAGCCGCCAAGGACAGCAACTCTCTACAGACCAGGAACGAAGACACCAAAGCAGCTTCCTTCTCCTCGGCTGAGTCCATGAGTGTGCCCTCTACAGCCTCATCCTCCAAGCCTATTGATGCGACCCTCAAGAGCCAGATAACCAAGCGCAAGAGAATGGTCCTGATCAAGGAGAGGAAAGCGGCCCAGACTCTCAGTGCCATTCTGCTGGCCTTCATTCTCACATGGACGCCTTATAACATCATGGTACTCATCTCCaccttctgttctgattgtatCCCCCTGTCCCTCTGGCACCTAGGCTACTGGCTGTGCTATGTCAACAGCACTGTCAACCCAATGTGCTACGCCCTCTGCAACAAGACCTTTCAAAAGACCTTCCGCATGCTCCTCCTCTGCCAGTGGAAGAAGAAGAGGGAAGATGAGAAGCTATACTGGTATGGACAAAACCCTGCTGTTGGCACTAAGTTAACCTAA
- the zgc:194887 gene encoding fibrinogen-like protein 1-like protein, whose amino-acid sequence MKQLGGRMLAFLSLLISTGALAVQPHAKNIHLLSPEEQKFILNLGHKEIPRDCHDLWESSGAQARDGVYLIKPADTLIVAYCAMQEGGWTVIQHITVNSSVDFDRSWEEYKLGFGSLTDNHWLGNDYIHQLTSGPGRYKLGIKLVDKDAKTKTGEYDPVLVEDENAQYRLRLGLYQGTAVDALTMDPENYLHDNQRFTTKDRDNDNYFQNCAKLEFQGVAGGGWWYDACAGANLNRRNVIYWQKDCNKEHLCKYTWMMVKPSDMVKVIRPADCQRDEL is encoded by the exons ATGAAGCAGTTGGGTGGCAGGATGTTGGCTTTTCTGAGTCTGCTCATTTCAACTGGAGCTCTAGCTGTGCAGCCTCATGCTAAAAACATCCATCTGCTTTCTCCAGAAGAGCAAAAGTTCATCCTAAATCTTGGACATAAAG AGATCCCCAGGGACTGCCATGACCTGTGGGAGAGTTCTGGAGCTCAGGCAAGGGATGGCGTCTACTTGATCAAACCTGCAGACACACTCATTGTAGCCTATTGCGCCATGCAGGAAGGCGGCTGGACTGTCATCCAGCACATCACGGTCAACAGCAGCGTAGATTTTGACCGTTCTTGGGAGGAGTACAAGTTAGGCTTTGGAAGCCTCACTGACAACCACTGGCTGGGCAACGACTACATCCACCAACTTACCAGTGGACCCGGGCGCTATAAGCTGGGCATCAAGCTGGTGGATAAAGACGCAAAGACCAAGACGGGCGAGTATGATCCAGTACTGGTAGAGGACGAGAATGCCCAGTACCGCCTACGTCTAGGTCTATATCAGGGCACAGCTGTGGATGCGCTCACCATGGACCCAGAAAACTACCTCCATGACAACCAGAGGTTCACCACCAAGGACCGGGACAATGACAACTACTTCCAGAACTGCGCCAAGCTGGAGTTCCAAGGAGTGGCAGGAGGGGGCTGGTGGTACGACGCCTGTGCTGGGGCCAACCTGAATCGCCGCAATGTCATCTACTGGCAGAAGGACTGCAACAAGGAACACTTGTGTAAATACACCTGGATGATGGTGAAGCCCTCAGACATGGTCAAAGTCATCCGTCCCGCAGACTGCCAAAGAGACGAGCTCTGA
- the LOC108430662 gene encoding ER membrane protein complex subunit 7-like, protein MLLKCSVGAVSFMFVTLLGLWPCFCRGQQAAHSPGTVEQVAVTLAESDRAALDETFQIEGRAVVYGVRPEAWAPSSVVLVDGEEHVGFIRLDGSFTVNDVPSGSYVVHIASPVYNFEPVRVDITSKGKMRARRVNYIKTSEVVQLPYPLQMKCSGFHSYFIKRETWVWSDFFMNPMVLMMVLPLVIILLLPKVINTNDPGMRREMEQSMNMLNPNPELPDVSEIMTKFFAPPKSHSSKPGGEGHRGHRGHRGGGPRKR, encoded by the exons ATGCTTTTGAAATGCTCTGTTGGGGCTGTCTCCTTCATGTTTGTCACTTTGTTGGGGCTGTGGCCGTGTTTTTGCCGCGGGCAGCAGGCTGCTCACAGCCCGGGGACAGTGGAACAGGTGGCGGTCACGTTAGCAGAGAGCGACCGCGCAGCGCTGGACGAGACATTTCAGATTGAAGGCCGAGCTGTTGTGTATGGAGTGAGACCAGAGGCCTGGGCTCCTTCCTCTGTCGTGCTGGTTGATGGTGAGGAGCACGTCGGCTTTATCAG ACTTGATGGAAGCTTCACTGTAAACGATGTCCCTTCTGGATCATATGTTGTCCACATTGCGTCCCCGGTGTATAACTTCGAGCCTGTCAGAGTGGATATCACCAGCAAGGGCAAAATGAG GGCACGTAGAGTGAATTACATCAAGACATCTGAAGTAGTCCAGTTGCCTTATCCACTTCAGATGAAATGCAGTGGATTTCATTCTTACTTTATTAAGCGAGAGACTTGGGTCTGGTCAGATTTCTTTATGAATCCCATG GTTTTAATGATGGTGCTTCCTCTTGTGATCATCCTTCTTCTTCCAAAGGTCATCAACACAAATGACCCAGGGATGAGAAGG GAAATGGAACAGTCAATGAATATGCTCAATCCCAACCCTGAACTTCCAGATGTGTCTGAGATCATGACTAAGTTCTTTGCCCCACCCAAAAGCCACAGCAGTAAACCAGGAGGTGAAGGTCACAGGGGCCACAGGGGTCATAGGGGTGGCGGCCCTAGGAAGAGGTAG
- the LOC108430661 gene encoding KATNB1-like protein 1 isoform X1 — protein sequence MAFMDVSSEDIDYEGSDSSEENLASEEQNYRVRLSSVNHTEMCFTNKKEVNKKRVKRVVSCKRKARHLTVTSGVRRRPSINAKTFDAFSKDSEKAGKAEMLEGGHRELRLSVPQDIRMEEDSVIYCDFFSEISKDHKQVTEILFGRNLRLNIAVTLWRRNIGELLSFLIQIRDFSVLVDCLPVFTKSLHAKCAYVSVGFCVDFFPLVKKLLRSHYEDYLISALLWIQAVLTKWLPQLSRVDGGEIGIFSPDYKNIQAVKQQLQGLWRQERQLYFTTEATAEIWKTIQSQLYQL from the exons ATGGCTTTCATGGATGTGTCGTCTGAAGATATTGACTATGAAGGGAGTGATAGCTCAGAAGAAAACCTGGCCAGTGAGGAACAAAACTACAGAGTTCGGCTCTCATCAGTAAATCATACAGAG ATGTGTTTTACAAACAAGAAAGAGGTGAATAAGAAGAG GGTGAAGAGGGTTGTGTCCTGCAAGAGAAAAGCACGTCACCTCACTGTGACCTCAGGAGTACGCAGGAGGCCATCAATAAATGCCAAAACATTTGATGCATTTAGCAAGGACAGTGAAAAGGCTGGCAAAGCAGAAATGCTAGAGGGAGGCCACCGTGAATTGCGTCTCAGTGTGCCTCAGGACATTAGGATGGAGGAAGACAGCGTCATATACTGTGACTTCTTTTCAGAG ATATCAAAGGACCACAAGCAAGTGACAGAAATTCTCTTCGGACGGAATCTGAGGCTCAACATAGCCGTAACGCTTTGGAGAAGAAATATCGGAGAGCTACTTTCATTTCTTATACA AATCCGGGATTTCAGTGTGCTTGTTGACTGTCTACCAGTATTTACCAAAAG CCTTCACGCTAAATGTGCCTATGTGTCTGTTGGCTTTTGTGTGGATTTTTTCCCTCTGGTGAAAAAGCTTCTCAGAAGTCATTATGAAGA TTATCTCATCAGCGCCCTTCTGTGGATTCAGGCGGTGTTGACAAAATGGCTGCCACAGCTATCACGAGTTGATGGGGGTGAAATTGGCATCTTCTCTCCTGATTATAA GAATATTCAGGCTGTTAAGCAACAACTGCAGGGACTGTGGAGACAGGAGCGCCAGCTATATTTCACCACTGAAGCCACAGCAGAAATATGGAAG accATTCAGTCACAACTGTATCAGCTATGA
- the LOC108430661 gene encoding KATNB1-like protein 1 isoform X2 yields the protein MAFMDVSSEDIDYEGSDSSEENLASEEQNYRVRLSSVNHTEMCFTNKKEVNKKRVKRVVSCKRKARHLTVTSGVRRRPSINAKTFDAFSKDSEKAGKAEMLEGGHRELRLSVPQDIRMEEDSVIYCDFFSEISKDHKQVTEILFGRNLRLNIAVTLWRRNIGELLSFLIQIRDFSVLVDCLPVFTKSYLISALLWIQAVLTKWLPQLSRVDGGEIGIFSPDYKNIQAVKQQLQGLWRQERQLYFTTEATAEIWKTIQSQLYQL from the exons ATGGCTTTCATGGATGTGTCGTCTGAAGATATTGACTATGAAGGGAGTGATAGCTCAGAAGAAAACCTGGCCAGTGAGGAACAAAACTACAGAGTTCGGCTCTCATCAGTAAATCATACAGAG ATGTGTTTTACAAACAAGAAAGAGGTGAATAAGAAGAG GGTGAAGAGGGTTGTGTCCTGCAAGAGAAAAGCACGTCACCTCACTGTGACCTCAGGAGTACGCAGGAGGCCATCAATAAATGCCAAAACATTTGATGCATTTAGCAAGGACAGTGAAAAGGCTGGCAAAGCAGAAATGCTAGAGGGAGGCCACCGTGAATTGCGTCTCAGTGTGCCTCAGGACATTAGGATGGAGGAAGACAGCGTCATATACTGTGACTTCTTTTCAGAG ATATCAAAGGACCACAAGCAAGTGACAGAAATTCTCTTCGGACGGAATCTGAGGCTCAACATAGCCGTAACGCTTTGGAGAAGAAATATCGGAGAGCTACTTTCATTTCTTATACA AATCCGGGATTTCAGTGTGCTTGTTGACTGTCTACCAGTATTTACCAAAAG TTATCTCATCAGCGCCCTTCTGTGGATTCAGGCGGTGTTGACAAAATGGCTGCCACAGCTATCACGAGTTGATGGGGGTGAAATTGGCATCTTCTCTCCTGATTATAA GAATATTCAGGCTGTTAAGCAACAACTGCAGGGACTGTGGAGACAGGAGCGCCAGCTATATTTCACCACTGAAGCCACAGCAGAAATATGGAAG accATTCAGTCACAACTGTATCAGCTATGA